One segment of Sesamum indicum cultivar Zhongzhi No. 13 linkage group LG4, S_indicum_v1.0, whole genome shotgun sequence DNA contains the following:
- the LOC105160388 gene encoding potassium transporter 26-like isoform X2 — protein sequence MLITSQVLPLKRSNFACSCMKMVDVNAKNRGGGPDLFGEKIEGEAENGTMSFTRSYQPPQHRDKEYSAMQMLLLAYQSLGVVYGDLGTSPVNVFSSTRLTNLSEEDLVGTLSLIIWTLTSLVLIKYVFVVLHADDHGEGGTFALYCYIRRHVNFHSKFSVQYARLETKTNVTCDGGGRFNLGKRIKKFLERSSTAQDFLTVLALLGTCMVIGDGALTPATCVLSALQGIQSRSSKITQDHVVWLSVVLLLALFACQRCGTRKVSFSFSPIMLMWFATNTSIGVYNIINYHPSILKAVSPHYIVKFFMNNGKTAWDLLRAVFLGITGAEAMFADLGHFNRRAIQIGFSFVVYPALVITYAGQTAYLVKNPEKITDAYYSSLPEPVYWPMFVISTLAAVVSSQSMISACFSIIKQSLFLDCFPRVNIIHTSSQHEGQVYSPEINYILMILTVGLVVGFKGGVELANAYGVVVIWVMIITTFLTSLVMLIIWKTSVVFVLAFFLPYMLIESIFMTSLLNKIPQGGWAPYAISAFFLSVMLSWTYGRSKRIAYEAEREMNIREMDQMLSSSNIYRTPGICFFFTDLVYGIPPILHHYVQNTNAVREVMVVVTTRTLPIKTVLPEDRWIVGKLGNQGVYRCLVQYGYKDSQDMKGHDYVASVVTQLEGIIDTRNEKQKIQSAAQKETVFIIGRTILKANKESGMLAQFMIDYLYRFLQKNSRSAVSTLEIPSQRTLQIGMLYEI from the exons ATGCTTATTACATCACAAGTACTTCCTCTGAAGAGATCGAACTTTGCTTGTAGTTGCATGAAAATGGTCGACGTCAATGCCAAGAATCGTGGTGGTGGCCCAGACCTCTTTGGTGAAAAGATTGAAGGAGAGGCGGAAAATGGAACCATGAGCTTCACTAGGAGTTATCAGCCTCCTCAACATAGAGATAAG GAATATTCAGCCATGCAGATGCTGTTGCTGGCTTACCAATCTCTTGGAGTAGTCTATGGAGACTTGGGGACTTCTCCTGTCAATGTTTTCTCGTCGACTCGCTTGACGAACCTCTCCGAAGAAGATCTTGTAGGAACACTAAGCCTTATTATATGGACACTGACATCTCTAGTGCTGATCAAATACGTGTTCGTTGTGCTGCATGCGGATGATCATGGTGAAGGTGGGACTTTTGCTCTGTATTGTTATATCCGTCGACACGTGAATTTTCACAGCAAGTTCTCAGTTCAGTACGCGAGGTTGGAAACCAAAACGAATGTGACATGTGATGGTGGAGGGAGGTTTAATTTGGgcaaaagaataaagaaatttcTTGAGAGGAGCTCTACTGCTCAGGACTTTCTTACTGTTCTTGCTTTGCTAGGAACTTGCATGGTTATTGGAGATGGAGCACTGACTCCTGCAACTTGTG TTCTTTCAGCCCTACAAGGAATCCAGTCCCGTTCCTCCAAAATAACACAAG ACCATGTAGTTTGGCTGTCAGTTGTGCTTCTGTTAGCCCTCTTCGCTTGCCAACGTTGTGGAACTAGAAAAGTTAGCTTCTCTTTCTCTCCTATAATGCTAATGTGGTTTGCCACCAATACCTCAATTGGTgtgtataatattatcaacTATCATCCATCTATTCTCAAAGCTGTCTCCCCACACTACATTGTCAAGTTCTTTATGAATAACGGCAAGACTGCATGGGATCTTCTTCGAGCTGTTTTCTTGGGCATAACAG GGGCTGAGGCCATGTTTGCTGATTTGGGTCACTTCAACAGAAGGGCAATCCAG ATTGGTTTCTCCTTTGTTGTGTATCCAGCATTAGTCATCACATATGCTGGCCAGACGGCTTATCTAGTTAAGAACCCTGAGAAGATCACAGATGCCTACTACAGTTCACTCCCGGAGCCTGTGTACTGGCCAATGTTCGTTATTTCTACACTAGCTGCAGTTGTTTCCAGCCAGTCGATGATCTCTGCATGCTTTTCCATCATAAAACAGTCACTTTTTCTGGATTGCTTCCCACGGGTTAACATAATTCATACATCTTCCCAGCACGAAGGCCAAGTCTACTCCCCTGAGATCAACTACATTCTCATGATTCTCACAGTCGGTCTTGTCGTTGGATTCAAAGGTGGCGTTGAACTAGCAAATGCATATG GTGTAGTTGTGATATGGGTTATGATTATAACCACATTTTTGACAAGTTTAGTGATGCTGATTATATGGAAGACAAGCGTAGTTTTCGTCCTAGCCTTTTTCTTGCCTTACATGTTGATAGAGAGCATATTCATGACATCCTTGCTAAACAAAATCCCACAAGGAGGATGGGCACCTTATGCCATCTCGGCTTTCTTCTTGAGTGTCATGCTATCATGGACATACGGACGGAGTAAACGGATTGCATATGAAGCAGAAAGAGAGATGAACATAAGGGAAATGGACCAAATGTTATCGAGTAGCAACATCTACCGAACACCAGGgatttgctttttctttaCAGATCTTGTATATGGCATTCCACCCATTCTTCATCATTATGTTCAAAACACAAACGCAGTACGGGAAGTCATGGTGGTCGTTACTACCAGAACTCTACCAATCAAAACTGTTCTGCCAGAGGATAGGTGGATTGTCGGGAAACTGGGAAATCAAGGGGTATACAGGTGTTTGGTGCAGTATGGTTACAAGGACTCTCAGGATATGAAAGGACATGATTATGTTGCTTCAGTAGTGACTCAACTTGAAGGGATTATTGATACAAGgaatgaaaagcaaaaaattcaatcagcTGCGCAGAAAGAAACTGTATTCATAATAGGCCGGACAATCCTCAAAGCAAACAAGGAAAGTGGAATGCTTGCCCAATTCATGATAGATTATCTATACAGGTTTCTTCAGAAGAACAGCAGGTCAGCAGTTTCAACACTTGAAATCCCATCACAAAGAACATTGCAGATTGGAATGTTATATGAGATCTAA
- the LOC105160388 gene encoding potassium transporter 26-like isoform X1 produces the protein MLITSQVLPLKRSNFACSCMKMVDVNAKNRGGGPDLFGEKIEGEAENGTMSFTRSYQPPQHRDKEYSAMQMLLLAYQSLGVVYGDLGTSPVNVFSSTRLTNLSEEDLVGTLSLIIWTLTSLVLIKYVFVVLHADDHGEGGTFALYCYIRRHVNFHSKFSVQYARLETKTNVTCDGGGRFNLGKRIKKFLERSSTAQDFLTVLALLGTCMVIGDGALTPATCVLSALQGIQSRSSKITQDHVVWLSVVLLLALFACQRCGTRKVSFSFSPIMLMWFATNTSIGVYNIINYHPSILKAVSPHYIVKFFMNNGKTAWDLLRAVFLGITGAEAMFADLGHFNRRAIQIGFSFVVYPALVITYAGQTAYLVKNPEKITDAYYSSLPEPVYWPMFVISTLAAVVSSQSMISACFSIIKQSLFLDCFPRVNIIHTSSQHEGQVYSPEINYILMILTVGLVVGFKGGVELANAYGKTFIFPTTLKSLSKIGYCLEASRTSRSQVISTTQANWQTCGCHMGYGYNQSLHKFNDYMDDHVVIELSMMFTGVVVIWVMIITTFLTSLVMLIIWKTSVVFVLAFFLPYMLIESIFMTSLLNKIPQGGWAPYAISAFFLSVMLSWTYGRSKRIAYEAEREMNIREMDQMLSSSNIYRTPGICFFFTDLVYGIPPILHHYVQNTNAVREVMVVVTTRTLPIKTVLPEDRWIVGKLGNQGVYRCLVQYGYKDSQDMKGHDYVASVVTQLEGIIDTRNEKQKIQSAAQKETVFIIGRTILKANKESGMLAQFMIDYLYRFLQKNSRSAVSTLEIPSQRTLQIGMLYEI, from the exons ATGCTTATTACATCACAAGTACTTCCTCTGAAGAGATCGAACTTTGCTTGTAGTTGCATGAAAATGGTCGACGTCAATGCCAAGAATCGTGGTGGTGGCCCAGACCTCTTTGGTGAAAAGATTGAAGGAGAGGCGGAAAATGGAACCATGAGCTTCACTAGGAGTTATCAGCCTCCTCAACATAGAGATAAG GAATATTCAGCCATGCAGATGCTGTTGCTGGCTTACCAATCTCTTGGAGTAGTCTATGGAGACTTGGGGACTTCTCCTGTCAATGTTTTCTCGTCGACTCGCTTGACGAACCTCTCCGAAGAAGATCTTGTAGGAACACTAAGCCTTATTATATGGACACTGACATCTCTAGTGCTGATCAAATACGTGTTCGTTGTGCTGCATGCGGATGATCATGGTGAAGGTGGGACTTTTGCTCTGTATTGTTATATCCGTCGACACGTGAATTTTCACAGCAAGTTCTCAGTTCAGTACGCGAGGTTGGAAACCAAAACGAATGTGACATGTGATGGTGGAGGGAGGTTTAATTTGGgcaaaagaataaagaaatttcTTGAGAGGAGCTCTACTGCTCAGGACTTTCTTACTGTTCTTGCTTTGCTAGGAACTTGCATGGTTATTGGAGATGGAGCACTGACTCCTGCAACTTGTG TTCTTTCAGCCCTACAAGGAATCCAGTCCCGTTCCTCCAAAATAACACAAG ACCATGTAGTTTGGCTGTCAGTTGTGCTTCTGTTAGCCCTCTTCGCTTGCCAACGTTGTGGAACTAGAAAAGTTAGCTTCTCTTTCTCTCCTATAATGCTAATGTGGTTTGCCACCAATACCTCAATTGGTgtgtataatattatcaacTATCATCCATCTATTCTCAAAGCTGTCTCCCCACACTACATTGTCAAGTTCTTTATGAATAACGGCAAGACTGCATGGGATCTTCTTCGAGCTGTTTTCTTGGGCATAACAG GGGCTGAGGCCATGTTTGCTGATTTGGGTCACTTCAACAGAAGGGCAATCCAG ATTGGTTTCTCCTTTGTTGTGTATCCAGCATTAGTCATCACATATGCTGGCCAGACGGCTTATCTAGTTAAGAACCCTGAGAAGATCACAGATGCCTACTACAGTTCACTCCCGGAGCCTGTGTACTGGCCAATGTTCGTTATTTCTACACTAGCTGCAGTTGTTTCCAGCCAGTCGATGATCTCTGCATGCTTTTCCATCATAAAACAGTCACTTTTTCTGGATTGCTTCCCACGGGTTAACATAATTCATACATCTTCCCAGCACGAAGGCCAAGTCTACTCCCCTGAGATCAACTACATTCTCATGATTCTCACAGTCGGTCTTGTCGTTGGATTCAAAGGTGGCGTTGAACTAGCAAATGCATATGGTAAGACTTTTATCTTTCcaacaacattaaaatcaCTGTCCAAAATTGGGTATTGCTTGGAAGCGTCTAGGACCAGCAGATCGCAAGTGATCTCTACCACCCAAGCAAATTGGCAAAC GTGTGGTTGTCATATGGGTTATGGTTACAACCAAAGTCTTCACAAGTTTAATGATTATATGGATGACCATGTCGTGATTGAGCTTTCCATGATGTTTACAGGTGTAGTTGTGATATGGGTTATGATTATAACCACATTTTTGACAAGTTTAGTGATGCTGATTATATGGAAGACAAGCGTAGTTTTCGTCCTAGCCTTTTTCTTGCCTTACATGTTGATAGAGAGCATATTCATGACATCCTTGCTAAACAAAATCCCACAAGGAGGATGGGCACCTTATGCCATCTCGGCTTTCTTCTTGAGTGTCATGCTATCATGGACATACGGACGGAGTAAACGGATTGCATATGAAGCAGAAAGAGAGATGAACATAAGGGAAATGGACCAAATGTTATCGAGTAGCAACATCTACCGAACACCAGGgatttgctttttctttaCAGATCTTGTATATGGCATTCCACCCATTCTTCATCATTATGTTCAAAACACAAACGCAGTACGGGAAGTCATGGTGGTCGTTACTACCAGAACTCTACCAATCAAAACTGTTCTGCCAGAGGATAGGTGGATTGTCGGGAAACTGGGAAATCAAGGGGTATACAGGTGTTTGGTGCAGTATGGTTACAAGGACTCTCAGGATATGAAAGGACATGATTATGTTGCTTCAGTAGTGACTCAACTTGAAGGGATTATTGATACAAGgaatgaaaagcaaaaaattcaatcagcTGCGCAGAAAGAAACTGTATTCATAATAGGCCGGACAATCCTCAAAGCAAACAAGGAAAGTGGAATGCTTGCCCAATTCATGATAGATTATCTATACAGGTTTCTTCAGAAGAACAGCAGGTCAGCAGTTTCAACACTTGAAATCCCATCACAAAGAACATTGCAGATTGGAATGTTATATGAGATCTAA
- the LOC105160387 gene encoding ubiquitin-conjugating enzyme E2 28-like: MASKRILKELKDLQKDPPTSCSAGPVAEDMFHWQATIMGPPDSPYSGGVFLVTIHFPPDYPFKPPKVAFRTKVFHPNINSNGSICLDILKEQWSPALTISKVLLSICSLLTDPNPDDPLVPEIAHMYKTDRSKYETTARSWTQKYAMG, from the exons ATGGCTTCAAAGCGGATCTTGAAGGAGCTCAAGGATCTTCAGAAGGATCCTCCTACCTCTTGCAGTGCTG gCCCTGTTGCTGAGGACATGTTTCATTGGCAAGCTACAATCATGGGTCCTCCAGATAGCCCATACTCTGGTGGAGTCTTCCTAGTTACCATTCATTTTCCTCCAGACTACCCTTTCAAGCCTCCTAAG GTTGCTTTCAGGACGAAAGTTTTCCACCCAAATATAAACAGCAACGGGAGCATATGCCTCGACATATTGAAGGAGCAGTGGAGCCCTGCGCTAACTATTTCCAAG GTGTTGCTTTCCATATGCTCTTTGTTGACTGACCCAAATCCTGATGATCCTTTGGTGCCTGAAATTGCCCATATGTACAAAACTGACAGGTCCAAGTATGAGACTACTGCAAGGAGCTGGACTCAGAAGTATGCCATGGGCTAA
- the LOC105160389 gene encoding protein Brevis radix-like 3: MSQVYDNWERLVSAVVKREQIWQLCHDHSRSPSICSQSSDFSSVLYDDDLMTSPLYQERRALGRTQEPMLETNFDEILESANLDGPLASVCRPDEFEWIQRYEPGVYVTLVWLKDGSTDVERVRFSRRIFKAQEAEAWWIKNREQVYYRYNARAGLTRIQLLRAPDSRRQQLLRMRAFDGEYISIGHLVLGHHNFYERPTTSGRED; this comes from the exons ATGTCTCAGGTCTACGACAACTGGGAGAGGTTGGTGTCAGCCGTGGTGAAGAGGGAGCAGATCTGGCAACTCTGCCATGATCATTCCAGAAGCCCCAGCATCTGCTCCCAATCTTCCGATTTCAGTTCTGTCCTTTACGATGATGACTTGATGACTTCTCCTCTTTACCAGGAACGCAGAGCACTTGGGAGAACCCAAGAACCAATGCTGGAaacaaattttgatgaaatcttGGAATCCGCGAATCTAGACGGGCCTCTTGCAAGCGTTTGCCGACCTGATGAGTTTGAGTGGATTCAGCGATACGAACCTGGCGTGTACGTTACACTTGTATGGCTTAAAGACGGAAGCACAGACGTGGAGCGCGTGCGCTTCAG CCGGAGAATATTCAAGGCGCAAGAAGCAGAGGCCTGGTGGATCAAGAATCGAGAACAAGTTTATTACAGATATAACGCTCGGGCTGGGCTAACCAGAATACAACTTTTACGAGCTCCCGACAGCCGTCGTCAACAACTTCTTAGGATGCGTGCGTTTGATGGCGAATACATCTCTATTGGGCATTTAGTTCTCGGACATCATAACTTTTACGAGCGTCCGACAACCAGCGGCAGAGAGGACTGA
- the LOC105160391 gene encoding protein Brevis radix-like 1: protein MSQVYDNWERLVSAVVKREQIWQLCHDHSRSPSISSQSSDFSSVLHDDDLMTSPLYQERREGTGLPRVTGPSVSGQASSGPKEQFPRRRYENNPRNNPDELLLALGRTQEPMLETNFDEILKSANLDGPFARVGQPDECEWIQRYEPGVYVTLVCLKNGSTDVERVRFSRRIFEKQEAEAWWIKNREQVYYRYNARAGLTRIQLLRDSRRQQLLRIRLFDDERHLYWAFNSRTSELLGAPDNRRQRGLTV, encoded by the exons ATGTCTCAGGTCTACGACAACTGGGAGAGGTTGGTGTCAGCCGTGGTGAAGAGGGAGCAGATCTGGCAACTCTGCCATGATCATTCCAGAAGCCCCAGCATCAGCTCCCAATCATCCGATTTCAGTTCTGTCCTTCACGATGATGACTTGATGACTTCTCCTCTTTACCAGGAACGCAGAGAAGGCACCGGGCTTCCCCGGGTGACAGGGCCATCAGTTTCTGGCCAGGCTTCCTCAGGCCCGAAAGAGCAGTTTCCAAGAAGAAGATACGAAAATAATCCCCGCAACAACCCTGATGAACTTCTCTTAGCACTTGGGAGAACCCAAGAACCAATGCTGGAaacaaattttgatgaaatcttGAAATCCGCTAATCTAGACGGGCCTTTTGCAAGAGTTGGCCAACCTGATGAGTGTGAGTGGATTCAGCGATACGAACCTGGCGTGTACGTTACACTTGTATGCCTTAAAAACGGAAGCACAGACGTGGAGCGGGTGCGCTTCAG CCGGAGAATATTCGAGAAGCAAGAAGCAGAGGCCTGGTGGATCAAGAATCGAGAACAAGTTTATTACAGATATAACGCTCGGGCCGGGCTAACCCGAATACAACTTTTACGAGACAGCCGTCGCCAACAACTTCTTAGGATCCGTTTGTTTGATGACGAACGACATCTCTATTGGGCATTTAATTCTCGGACATCAGAACTTTTAGGAGCGCCCGACAACCGGCGGCAGAGAGGACTGACGGTTTAG